One genomic window of Quercus robur chromosome 6, dhQueRobu3.1, whole genome shotgun sequence includes the following:
- the LOC126688738 gene encoding DNA-directed RNA polymerase V subunit 7-like isoform X2 — translation MFCEVELFRDVAVIAENLNRNGLVSQRSIITRLLEDMLNEKASKDHGYFLAVTSLKNIGKGEVVDESGDVFFPVVFNCRTFLPYTGEILQGVVSHIFRHGVFMRCGPIKYAFLSARKMPNYHFVAGENPIFLSDELAKIEIDIVVRFVVLGVRWIEKRGRIKKEFVMLASLVGDSLGPISLSGSDELDL, via the coding sequence ATGTTCTGTGAAGTAGAACTGTTCAGAGATGTGGCAGTCATTGCTGAAAACTTGAACAGAAATGGACTTGTTTCCCAGCGGTCCATCATAACGCGCCTGTTGGAGGACATGTTGAATGAAAAGGCCAGCAAGGATCATGGTTACTTTCTTGCAGTAACCAGCTTAAAGAACATAGGAAAAGGGGAGGTTGTGGATGAGTCTGGGGACGTTTTCTTCCCTGTAGTCTTTAATTGTCGCACCTTCTTACCTTACACAGGAGAGATTTTACAGGGAGTTGTTAGCCACATATTTAGGCATGGGGTCTTCATGAGATGTGGACCTATTAAATATGCTTTTCTCTCTGCTCGAAAAATGCCAAATTACCACTTTGTTGCTGGGGAAAATCCAATCTTCTTGAGCGATGAGCTTGCAAAGATAGAGATTGACATTGTGGTCCGTTTTGTGGTGCTTGGAGTAAGATGGATAGAGAAAAGGGGACGCATCAAAAAAGAATTTGTGATGCTTGCCAGTTTAGTTGGTGATTCCCTTGGACCTATTTCATTGTCTGGATCTGATGAATTGgatttgtaa
- the LOC126688737 gene encoding protein SIEVE ELEMENT OCCLUSION B-like encodes MASMKQQAVEFEITGVPNGYNEEEILKQIDEIHVTAGEEFDAESLFILVENIVKHAAPIVGSFAPGAQALLFNTEDMAPSVCFNSPFCTLKQISCKMACKGPGVVNAHETTLAILGMLSSYSWDARAVMTLAAFALDYGEFWLLMQIGASDQLTKSMSILKGLPVLAGNSGLQKRQQALTELNNLIKVTLEVIKCIFELEKLPNYGRENVPALLKALNHIRLDTYWLIRTVIGCSAQLTGITSDEDQEVDLSSLTYNLYHILNNLKMQLNICKQQIEETETEAYQILMNLFQIRPKIMEVFKALCYGKSNVQQLIDGSNEVYFDVLKHKYVLLFISGPDISDNDVSTLKLLRKELGNRGKVVWVPIVVQSKPTIDIERKFRSLGTEVPLYIVQQFLPIPGIKFIREEWHFTNKPIIVVINPKVRVEHNILLEQIRGINSFPCFRKRRIDLLVCELCSCVCQCCLCVHIPKN; translated from the exons ATGGCCAGCATGAAGCAGCAAGCTGTTGAGTTTGAGATCACGGGTGTGCCAAATGGGTATAACGAGGAGGAGATCTTGAAGCAAATTGATGAAATCCATGTTACTGCTGGTGAAGAGTTTGATGCTGAGtctcttttcattttagtcGAAAACATTGTTAAGCATGCCGCACCCATTGTTGGTAGTTTTGCGCCG GGTGCCCAAGCACTTTTGTTTAACACGGAGGACATGGCTCCCAGTGTCTGTTTTAATTCACCGTTTTGTACACTTAAGCAGATTTCCTGCAAG ATGGCATGCAAGGGTCCGGGTGTGGTAAATGCTCATGAAACAACACTGGCAATACTTGGCATGCTATCAAGCTATTCATGGGATGCAAGGGCCGTGATGACCCTAGCGGCTTTTGCTTTGGACTATGGAGAATTCTGGCTCCTTATGCAGATTGGCGCGTCTGATCAACTCACCAAATCAATGTCAATCCTGAAGGGACTACCAGTCTTGGCAGGGAACTCAGGGTTGCAAAAACGCCAGCAAGCACTTACTGAACTTAACAATCTGATCAAAGTCACATTGGAAGTAATTAAGTGCATTTTTGAGTTGGAGAAGCTACCTAACTATGGTAGAGAGAATGTGCCAGCATTGTTAAAGGCCTTGAACCATATCCGTTTGGACACATATTGGCTGATTAGAACTGTTATAGGTTGTTCAGCTCAGTTGACTGGCATCACTAGTGATGA GGACCAAGAGGTGGATCTGTCCAGCTTGACTTACAATCTTTACCACATCCTCAACAATCTTAAGATGCAACTGAATATTTGCAAACAACAAATAG AGGAAACTGAGACGGAGGCTTATCAGATACTCATGAATCTCTTCCAAATCCGTCCCAAAATCATGGAAGTTTTTAAGGCGCTGTGTTATGGCAAGAGTAATGTGCAGCAACTCATCGATGGTTCAAATGAG GTTTACTTTGACGTATTGAAGCATAAATACGTGTTATTGTTCATTTCTGGCCCAGACATCTCTGATAATGATGTTTCGACTCTCAAGCTGCTTCGTAAAGAGCTTGGCAATCGTGGTAAGGTCGTGTGGGTTCCAATTGTGGTTCAGAGCAAACCAACCATTGACATTGAAAGAAAGTTTAGAAGCCTAGGCACCGAGGTGCCATTGTACATAGTGCAACAATTTTTACCTATACCAGGCATCAAGTTCATCAGGGAGGAGTGGCACTTCACGAATAAGCCAATTATCGTGGTGATAAACCCAAAAGTGAGGGTAGAACACAATATTTTGCTAGAGCAGATTAGAGGAATCAACTCCTTCCCTTGCTTTAGGAAGAGAAGGATTGATTTGCTTGTCTGTGAGCTTTGTAGTTGTGTGTGTCAGTGTTGTCTTTGTGTGCACataccaaaaaattaa